A section of the Chryseobacterium ginsenosidimutans genome encodes:
- a CDS encoding alpha/beta hydrolase family protein encodes MKITKKQNIIVSNPETRDFLADAYYPETEKKLPLVIFVHGYKGYKDWGAWDLMAEKFAEAGFFFFKFNFSHNGTTVESPHHFADLEAFGNNNYSKELSDLGVVIDYFVTNEKVDDQKIILIGHSRGGGISIIKTYEDERINGLITLASVDTLDRFPKNEAFENWKKEGVYYVVNGRTKQEMPHYYQFYEDFKKNEHRFDVERAIEMAKAHVLIIHGTNDESVDAKNAEHLHILNPNSELYLVENANHTFGAKEPWEEGYLPKDLNEVTEKCIEFIKEKIVNE; translated from the coding sequence ATGAAGATCACAAAAAAGCAAAATATTATCGTCTCAAATCCTGAAACCAGAGATTTTCTTGCTGATGCTTATTATCCTGAAACAGAAAAAAAGTTACCCTTAGTCATTTTTGTTCATGGTTACAAAGGATATAAAGATTGGGGAGCTTGGGATTTAATGGCTGAAAAGTTTGCAGAAGCCGGTTTTTTCTTTTTTAAATTTAATTTTTCTCATAACGGAACAACGGTTGAAAGTCCTCATCATTTTGCTGATTTGGAAGCTTTCGGGAATAATAATTACTCAAAAGAACTTTCTGATTTAGGCGTTGTGATTGATTATTTCGTTACAAATGAAAAAGTTGATGATCAGAAAATAATTTTGATCGGTCACAGCAGAGGTGGTGGGATTTCTATTATTAAAACCTATGAAGACGAAAGAATCAACGGTTTGATCACTTTGGCAAGTGTCGATACATTGGATCGTTTCCCAAAAAATGAAGCTTTCGAAAACTGGAAGAAAGAAGGAGTTTATTATGTTGTAAACGGAAGAACGAAACAGGAAATGCCTCATTATTATCAGTTTTATGAAGATTTTAAAAAAAATGAACATCGATTTGATGTTGAAAGAGCTATAGAAATGGCAAAAGCCCATGTTTTAATTATTCATGGGACAAATGATGAAAGTGTAGATGCAAAAAATGCTGAGCATCTTCATATTTTAAACCCCAATTCGGAATTATATTTAGTGGAAAATGCAAATCATACTTTCGGAGCAAAAGAACCTTGGGAAGAGGGCTATTTACCCAAAGATTTGAATGAAGTTACAGAAAAGTGTATTGAATTTATCAAAGAAAAAATTGTAAATGAATAA
- a CDS encoding HipA family kinase, with amino-acid sequence MLDLRTVTVMRYILPLREGGSLPALAEADDDFKYVLKFRGAGHGVKMLISELLGGKITEVLGLKIPELVFANLDVDFGRTEADEEIQDLLKFSEGLNLGLHYLSESIAYDPSVKIDSLLASKIVWLDAFITNIDRTFKNTNLLMWHKELWVIDNGASFYFHHSWQNFDTAAKTPFKYVKDHVLLPQAKILDEADKFAKKVLNDTVFREIVNLIPEDWLHWNDADETPEEIREIYFNFLKTRLENSEIFLNEAKNARG; translated from the coding sequence ATGTTGGACTTAAGAACGGTAACCGTGATGCGTTACATTCTGCCGCTTCGGGAAGGAGGTTCTCTTCCTGCGTTGGCAGAAGCTGATGATGATTTTAAATATGTTTTGAAATTCCGTGGCGCCGGTCATGGAGTTAAAATGCTGATTTCCGAATTATTAGGTGGGAAAATCACTGAAGTGTTAGGATTAAAAATTCCAGAGTTGGTTTTTGCCAATCTTGATGTGGATTTCGGAAGAACTGAAGCCGATGAAGAAATTCAGGATTTATTGAAGTTTTCTGAAGGTTTAAATCTCGGTTTACATTATTTATCAGAATCAATTGCTTATGATCCAAGTGTGAAAATCGATTCGCTTCTGGCTTCGAAAATCGTTTGGCTGGATGCTTTTATTACCAATATCGATCGTACTTTCAAGAATACCAATCTTTTGATGTGGCATAAAGAATTGTGGGTAATTGATAATGGGGCTTCTTTCTATTTTCATCATTCGTGGCAGAATTTTGATACAGCTGCAAAAACTCCGTTTAAATATGTAAAGGACCACGTTTTATTGCCTCAAGCTAAAATACTGGATGAAGCTGATAAATTTGCAAAAAAAGTGTTAAATGATACTGTTTTCAGGGAAATTGTCAATCTGATTCCCGAAGACTGGCTGCATTGGAATGACGCAGATGAAACACCTGAAGAAATCCGTGAGATCTATTTCAACTTCCTGAAAACACGATTAGAAAATTCTGAAATCTTTTTAAACGAAGCCAAAAATGCAAGAGGATAA
- a CDS encoding DUF3037 domain-containing protein: MQEDKIYEYAVIRLVPKVEREEFFNIGLVMFSKREKFIKAEFYLCPDKFRLMQNKLDYDDIIQNLESFKKIAEGSKDGGPIALLEIPERFRWLTALRSSVVQTSRPHPGKSKDLEKTFGKLFEELVK, translated from the coding sequence ATGCAAGAGGATAAAATTTACGAATATGCCGTGATACGGCTAGTTCCGAAGGTTGAAAGAGAAGAATTTTTCAATATCGGATTGGTGATGTTTTCAAAAAGAGAAAAATTCATCAAGGCAGAATTTTACTTATGTCCAGATAAATTCAGATTAATGCAAAACAAACTTGATTATGACGATATTATTCAGAATCTCGAAAGCTTTAAAAAAATCGCAGAAGGAAGTAAAGATGGCGGACCAATTGCCCTACTCGAAATTCCTGAAAGATTCCGTTGGCTTACAGCTTTAAGAAGCTCTGTTGTTCAGACTTCAAGACCTCACCCTGGGAAATCTAAGGATTTAGAAAAAACTTTTGGTAAACTTTTTGAAGAGTTAGTAAAATAA
- a CDS encoding alpha/beta hydrolase gives MKSFNQSIAYRFSISLFFILFLSLFNLSYSQSPIDANAQSPASTILPEKAMFLENIPYKKDNTGNPVLLDIYEPKKLTSEKLPVVIYVHGGAWAKGDKIVRTDSYIESFILKLVEKNYVVISIDYTLVSENVHFPEPIQDTKDAVKWVRKNAEKYNFDVNNIGYFGASSGAHLSMLAAYSNDTDYMGSPDLSSYSGKVNYVVSNFGPTDLNKLLHTRLGKVPVSIVGLFFKPIVEIRQKLVFGISGYDIKKDKRKAVDYLKTVSPINDVENAVPTFILHGDKDKVAPINHSKRLVRKLKKQNIETSLIVVKDGVHGFGTTDKTYMNQLNDDMVSFIVSHKK, from the coding sequence ATGAAATCATTTAATCAAAGTATAGCTTACAGGTTTTCGATAAGCCTGTTTTTTATTTTATTTTTAAGTTTATTCAATTTAAGTTATTCTCAATCCCCGATTGACGCCAATGCTCAATCTCCTGCAAGTACTATTCTTCCTGAAAAAGCAATGTTTTTGGAAAATATTCCTTACAAAAAAGATAATACAGGAAATCCGGTTCTTTTGGATATTTATGAGCCAAAAAAACTGACTTCTGAAAAACTTCCTGTGGTAATCTATGTGCACGGCGGAGCATGGGCAAAAGGTGATAAAATAGTGAGAACCGACAGCTATATTGAAAGTTTTATATTGAAGTTAGTAGAAAAAAATTACGTCGTTATCAGCATTGATTATACCTTGGTGAGTGAAAATGTACATTTTCCAGAACCCATTCAAGACACCAAAGATGCTGTAAAATGGGTAAGAAAAAACGCGGAAAAATACAATTTTGACGTTAATAATATTGGTTATTTCGGAGCTTCATCAGGTGCTCATTTGTCGATGCTTGCCGCTTATTCTAATGATACCGATTATATGGGAAGTCCAGATCTTTCATCTTATTCAGGAAAGGTGAATTATGTGGTGAGTAATTTCGGACCGACAGATTTAAATAAACTTTTACATACAAGATTAGGCAAAGTTCCTGTCTCTATTGTCGGACTTTTCTTTAAGCCTATCGTTGAAATCAGACAAAAGTTAGTATTTGGAATTTCGGGATATGATATTAAAAAAGATAAAAGAAAAGCGGTTGATTACTTAAAAACAGTCTCTCCGATAAATGATGTCGAAAATGCTGTGCCTACTTTTATTCTTCACGGAGATAAAGATAAGGTTGCTCCTATCAATCATTCAAAAAGGCTGGTCAGAAAACTCAAAAAACAAAATATCGAGACTTCATTAATTGTTGTTAAAGATGGTGTTCATGGTTTTGGAACAACCGATAAAACATATATGAATCAACTTAATGATGACATGGTCAGTTTCATCGTTTCGCACAAAAAATGA
- a CDS encoding phospholipase D family protein, whose amino-acid sequence MFYNNAVCDIYIGKSAGAKMMQEIRNAQKNVKIVSPYLSPFLIKELIHLHSRGIKIRLITSDEIEDFYGYDKNIHKLIIQHKRIDEKAKQTRDNLRSFSGTLLFAMIGLGLVLLPLMYLLNNFKFVYGFIVVALMFFVRDSIVKKIKKTKVYHYTYKQLFPFKVFVSPNSGNSSNKTFIHSKIYIIDDEIAYLGSLNFTGSGVKENHETRIRTSDPNAVAKIIEEVKEIFYHSGLPERDIHFWGSQLYDEPIN is encoded by the coding sequence ATGTTTTATAACAATGCTGTCTGCGATATTTATATAGGAAAAAGTGCCGGTGCAAAGATGATGCAGGAAATAAGAAATGCTCAGAAAAATGTGAAAATTGTTTCTCCTTATCTTTCGCCTTTTTTGATAAAGGAACTCATTCATCTTCATTCAAGGGGAATAAAAATCAGATTGATTACCAGCGATGAAATTGAAGATTTTTATGGATACGACAAGAATATTCATAAGCTTATCATTCAACATAAACGTATTGATGAGAAAGCAAAACAAACAAGGGATAATCTTAGGAGTTTTTCCGGAACGTTACTTTTTGCAATGATAGGGCTTGGTTTAGTTTTGCTTCCGTTGATGTATCTTTTAAATAACTTTAAATTTGTTTATGGGTTTATTGTTGTTGCTTTGATGTTTTTTGTGAGAGATTCTATTGTGAAAAAAATTAAAAAAACGAAAGTTTATCATTACACCTACAAACAGCTTTTTCCGTTTAAAGTTTTTGTCTCACCCAATAGCGGCAATTCTTCTAATAAAACTTTCATTCACAGTAAAATTTATATTATTGATGATGAGATTGCCTATCTGGGCTCTCTCAACTTCACTGGAAGCGGAGTGAAAGAAAATCATGAAACCAGAATCAGAACTTCCGATCCTAATGCAGTGGCAAAAATTATAGAAGAGGTAAAAGAAATTTTTTATCATTCAGGTTTGCCCGAAAGAGATATACATTTTTGGGGAAGCCAGCTGTATGATGAACCGATTAATTAA
- a CDS encoding alpha/beta hydrolase, whose translation MKKVLIFLIIILFSNLLLSQEYRTENNIHYYDEKTNKSDAYINERCVLDIYIPKNVKNFPTVIWFHGGGLTGGQKEIPEELKNKGIAVIGVNYRLSPKVNAPKYIEDAAAATAWVFKNIKNYGGSEDLIFISGHSAGGYLAIMVGLDKSYLNKYGIDANKFAGIIPFSGQMISHFTTRKEKGIDELDARIDEMAPLHFIRSDAPPLLLITGDREKELLGRYEENAYMARMMKLKGHKDTTLYELQGFDHGGMAQPAFPLLLNEIKRIEKLKRK comes from the coding sequence ATGAAAAAGGTTCTGATATTTTTAATTATAATTCTATTTTCAAATCTACTTCTCTCTCAGGAATATCGTACGGAAAATAACATTCATTATTATGATGAAAAAACCAATAAATCTGATGCTTACATCAATGAAAGATGTGTGTTGGATATTTATATTCCGAAAAATGTGAAAAATTTTCCGACTGTCATCTGGTTTCATGGCGGAGGTTTAACGGGCGGACAAAAAGAAATTCCGGAAGAATTAAAAAACAAAGGGATCGCTGTAATCGGTGTGAATTATAGACTTTCACCCAAAGTAAATGCTCCGAAATATATTGAAGATGCAGCTGCTGCTACAGCCTGGGTTTTTAAAAATATTAAAAATTATGGTGGTAGTGAAGATTTAATCTTTATTTCAGGGCATTCTGCCGGAGGTTATCTTGCTATTATGGTGGGTTTAGACAAATCTTACTTAAATAAATACGGAATTGATGCTAATAAATTTGCGGGAATTATTCCTTTCAGCGGGCAAATGATTTCCCATTTTACAACCAGAAAAGAAAAAGGAATTGACGAACTTGATGCAAGAATTGACGAAATGGCGCCGCTTCATTTTATCAGATCCGATGCACCGCCATTACTCCTGATAACAGGCGATCGTGAAAAAGAATTGCTGGGCAGATATGAAGAAAACGCTTATATGGCCCGAATGATGAAACTGAAAGGTCATAAAGACACGACTTTGTATGAGCTTCAGGGTTTTGATCACGGAGGAATGGCGCAACCTGCATTTCCACTTCTATTAAATGAAATAAAGAGAATTGAAAAGCTTAAAAGAAAATAA
- a CDS encoding ATP-dependent helicase, whose product MEDYLKGLNESQFEAVTTLQGPLMVLAGAGSGKTRVLTMRIAHLITNGVDPFNILALTFTNKAAKEMKERIAKVVGQSNARSLWMGTFHSVFARILRSEGHYLGYPSNFTIYDQQDALNVIRKVIKDMNIDADLYKPKKVQSRISTYKNNLITVKAYFNNPELLEADEKANMKFIGQIYQKYVEQCFKNGAMDFDDLLLKTNELLTRFPEVLAKYQDRFRYILVDEYQDTNHSQYLIVKALASKFENICVVGDDAQSIYSFRGANIYNILNFKKDYPDAFTVSLEQNYRSTQNIVNAANAVIAKNLQQFKKNVFSENEEGEKIKVYRSLSDADEANFVAGNIWETRNREQRKYSDFAILYRTNSQTRAFEDALRRKNIPYKVYGGLSFYQRKEVKDLIAYLRLLVNENDSEALMRIINYPTRGIGETTQNKLIVFADSHNVAVSKVLESLPMYAPQLGFNNGVLNKLNDFWSMIKAFQVLLKTETAYSVAMEVAKRSGLIKFLKDDQTPEGISRVENVQELMNSMQGFIEEQMQLEDGDPSLPNFLENIALSADTQNKDNEEEMVSLMTIHLSKGLEFPVVHLVGLEENLFPSFMSSTTREDLEEERRLFYVALTRAEKQAFFSYAISRFQWGKITDAEPSRFLSEIDDEFIEFVNPAIEKRFINNAGITSNIFDEHPSEMKSFKRVEKKTIEKEGSKPIAEPRKLKPVATAKIINPSGASSQDIEVGDKVRHDRFGIGEVTFLDGTDPQNIKAKVVFMHEGEKNLILKYAKLTKI is encoded by the coding sequence ATGGAGGATTATTTGAAAGGACTGAATGAATCACAATTTGAAGCCGTTACCACTTTACAGGGACCATTAATGGTTCTTGCAGGAGCAGGTTCGGGAAAGACGCGTGTATTGACGATGCGTATCGCTCATCTAATAACAAACGGGGTTGACCCTTTCAATATTCTGGCTCTTACTTTTACCAATAAAGCAGCAAAAGAAATGAAAGAACGTATTGCAAAAGTGGTTGGGCAAAGCAATGCAAGAAGTCTTTGGATGGGAACTTTTCACTCTGTTTTTGCAAGGATTCTAAGAAGTGAAGGTCATTATTTAGGATATCCGTCTAATTTTACAATATACGATCAGCAGGATGCACTGAATGTCATCAGAAAAGTGATCAAAGACATGAATATTGATGCTGATCTTTATAAACCTAAAAAAGTTCAGTCAAGGATTTCAACGTATAAAAACAACCTGATCACGGTAAAAGCATATTTCAACAACCCGGAATTATTGGAAGCCGACGAAAAAGCCAATATGAAATTCATAGGACAGATCTATCAGAAATATGTAGAGCAGTGCTTCAAAAACGGAGCAATGGATTTCGATGATTTATTGTTAAAAACCAATGAATTATTAACCCGTTTTCCGGAAGTTTTAGCAAAATATCAGGACAGATTCAGATATATTCTGGTGGATGAGTACCAGGATACGAACCATTCTCAGTATTTGATCGTAAAAGCTTTAGCCTCAAAATTTGAAAATATTTGTGTGGTAGGAGATGATGCACAGTCGATTTACTCTTTCCGTGGTGCAAATATTTATAATATTTTAAACTTTAAAAAAGATTATCCTGATGCATTTACAGTCTCTTTGGAGCAGAATTACCGTTCTACACAGAACATCGTGAATGCTGCTAATGCGGTAATTGCAAAAAACCTTCAGCAATTCAAGAAAAATGTTTTCAGTGAAAATGAAGAGGGTGAGAAAATTAAAGTCTACCGTTCACTTTCCGATGCTGATGAAGCTAATTTTGTAGCAGGAAATATCTGGGAAACCCGAAACAGAGAACAGCGAAAATACAGCGATTTTGCTATTTTATACAGAACGAATTCTCAAACGCGTGCTTTTGAAGATGCTTTGAGACGTAAAAATATTCCGTACAAAGTGTATGGAGGTCTTTCTTTCTATCAGCGAAAAGAAGTTAAGGATTTGATCGCCTATCTTAGACTTTTGGTAAATGAAAATGACTCGGAAGCGTTGATGAGAATTATCAATTATCCGACAAGGGGAATTGGGGAAACAACTCAGAATAAGCTGATTGTTTTTGCAGATTCTCATAATGTTGCTGTTTCAAAAGTATTGGAAAGTCTTCCAATGTACGCGCCACAATTGGGCTTCAATAATGGAGTTTTAAATAAACTGAATGACTTCTGGTCGATGATCAAGGCATTTCAGGTATTATTGAAAACCGAAACAGCTTACAGCGTTGCCATGGAAGTTGCAAAACGAAGCGGATTAATTAAATTTTTAAAAGACGACCAGACTCCGGAAGGAATTTCGCGTGTGGAAAACGTTCAGGAATTAATGAACTCAATGCAGGGATTCATTGAAGAACAAATGCAGCTGGAAGACGGAGATCCAAGTCTGCCGAATTTCCTTGAAAATATTGCTCTTTCAGCCGATACTCAAAATAAAGATAATGAGGAGGAAATGGTATCTTTAATGACGATTCACTTGTCAAAAGGATTAGAATTCCCGGTTGTTCATTTGGTTGGTTTGGAAGAAAATCTTTTTCCTAGCTTCATGAGCTCTACGACAAGAGAAGATCTGGAAGAGGAAAGACGTTTGTTTTATGTTGCCTTAACGAGAGCCGAAAAACAGGCGTTTTTCTCATATGCAATTTCCCGTTTTCAATGGGGTAAAATTACGGATGCTGAACCTTCAAGATTTTTAAGTGAAATTGATGACGAATTTATTGAATTTGTAAATCCGGCAATTGAAAAACGGTTTATTAATAATGCAGGGATCACATCAAATATTTTCGATGAGCATCCTTCTGAGATGAAGAGTTTCAAAAGAGTTGAAAAGAAAACCATTGAAAAAGAAGGCTCAAAACCAATTGCGGAACCAAGAAAACTGAAGCCTGTAGCAACTGCAAAAATTATTAATCCTAGTGGGGCTTCTTCACAGGATATTGAAGTGGGAGATAAAGTGAGACACGACCGTTTCGGAATTGGGGAAGTAACCTTCCTCGACGGAACCGATCCTCAAAATATAAAAGCAAAAGTAGTATTCATGCATGAAGGGGAGAAAAATCTTATTTTGAAATATGCTAAACTGACGAAGATTTAA